In Anopheles gambiae chromosome 2, idAnoGambNW_F1_1, whole genome shotgun sequence, a single window of DNA contains:
- the LOC1273330 gene encoding NADH dehydrogenase [ubiquinone] 1 beta subcomplex subunit 2, mitochondrial → MLASRALLVGRLLQRSAAAAKVNPTGLRNQIVRHGHDWSYRVNGPKPEMLARVGAQVAGGFMWWWVLWHLFHEYEHITGEFDYPDPSSWTNAELGIPADDVE, encoded by the exons ATGCTGGCTTCCCGGGCACTGCTGGTCGGAAGATTGCTGCAACGCAGCGCCGCTGCCGCGAAGGTCAACCCCACCGGTCTGCGCAACCAGATCGTGCGCCATGGCCACGA CTGGTCGTATCGAGTGAACGGCCCGAAGCCGGAGATGCTGGCCCGCGTCGGTGCACAGGTCGCCGGCGGATTCATGTGGTGGTGGGTGCTTTGGCATCTCTTCCACGAGTACGAACACATTACG GGTGAATTCGACTATCCGGATCCGTCCTCGTGGACCAACGCCGAGCTGGGCATCCCGGCGGACGATGTCGAGTAG
- the LOC1273329 gene encoding uncharacterized protein LOC1273329, with protein sequence MKFLWLITFLLALVGMIAGDACPKGFKSQNNKCVTQRPVHGDCPKGSTYSAKVNLCVHN encoded by the coding sequence ATGAAATTCCTGTGGCTCATCACCTTCCTGCTCGCGCTCGTCGGCATGATTGCGGGTGACGCCTGCCCGAAAGGCTTCAAGTCACAGAACAACAAGTGCGTTACGCAGCGCCCGGTGCACGGCGACTGCCCGAAGGGATCCACCTACAGCGCAAAGGTTAACCTGTGCGTCCACAACTAG